A part of Eschrichtius robustus isolate mEscRob2 chromosome 20, mEscRob2.pri, whole genome shotgun sequence genomic DNA contains:
- the GCGR gene encoding glucagon receptor, whose translation MPPILPRCPHLLLLLLLACQPQAPSAQVMDFLFEKWKLYGDQCLHNLSLLPPPTELVCNRTFDKYSCWPDTPPNTTANISCPWYLPWHHKVQHRLVFKRCGPDGQWVRGPRGQPWRNASQCQMDDKELEVQKEVAKMYSSFQVMYTVGYSLSLGALLLALAILLGLSKLHCTRNYIHVNLFASFVLKASSVLVIDTLLKTRYSQRIGDDLSVSIWLSDGAVAGCRVAAVFMQYGVVANYCWLLVEGVYLHSLLGFATIPERSCFPLYLGIGWGAPMLFVTPWVVVKCLFENIQCWTSNDNMGFWWILRFPVFLAILINFFIFIRILHLLVAKLRAHQMRYTDYKFRLAKSTLTLIPLLGVHEVVFAFVTDEHAQGTLRSAKLFFDLFLSSFQGLLVAVLYCFLNKEVQSELLRRWHRWREGKALQEERHVGSHTARPTGGPPSEKLLLSRGGGSNRTSQDPSAETHLAGGLPGLAENPF comes from the exons ATGCCCCCCATCCTGCCACGctgcccccacctcctcctgcttCTGCTGCTGGCCTGCCAG CCGCAGGCCCCCTCCGCTCAGGTGATGGACTTCCTGTTTGAGAAGTGGAAGCTCTATGGCGACCAGTGTCTCCACAACCTGAGCCTTCTGCCCCCCCCAACTG AGCTGGTCTGTAATAGAACCTTTGACAAATATTCCTGCTGGCCGGACACCCCTCCCAACACCACAGCCAACATCTCCTGCCCCTGGTACCTGCCCTGGCACCATAAAG TGCAGCACCGCCTTGTCTTCAAGAGATGTGGGCCTGATGGGCAGTGGGTACGTGGGCCGCGGGGGCAGCCATGGCGAAACGCCTCCCAGTGCCAGATGGACGACAAGGAGCTTGAGGTCCAG AAGGAGGTGGCCAAGATGTACAGCAGCTTCCAGGTGATGTACACCGTGGGCTACTCCCTGTCCCTGGGGGCCCTGCTCCTAGCCCTGGCCATCCTGCTAGGCCTCAG CAAGCTGCACTGCACCCGAAACTACATCCACGTGAACCTGTTCGCGTCCTTTGTGCTCAAGGCCAGCTCTGTGCTGGTCATCGACACGCTGCTCAAGACCCGCTACAGCCAGAGGATTGGGGACGACCTCAGCGTGAGCATCTGGCTGAGTGACGGG GCAGTGGCCGGCTGCCGGGTGGCCGCGGTGTTCATGCAGTACGGCGTCGTGGCCAACTACTGCTGGCTGCTGGTGGAGGGCGTGTACTTGCACAGCCTGCTGGGCTTCGCCACCATCCCTGAAAGGAGCTGCTTCCCCCTCTACCTGGGCATCGGCTGGG GTGCCCCCATGCTGTTCGTCACCCCCTGGGTGGTGGTCAAGTGTCTGTTTGAGAACATCCA GTGCTGGACCAGCAATGACAACATGGGCTTCTGGTGGATCCTGCGCTTCCCCGTCTTCCTGGCCATCCTG atcaacTTCTTCATCTTCATCCGCATCCTTCACCTCCTGGTGGCCAAGCTGCGAGCCCATCAGATGCGCTATACTGACTACAAATTCCG GCTGGCCAAATCCACGCTGACCCTCATCCCCCTGTTGGGGGTCCACGAGGTGGTGTTTGCCTTTGTGACCGACGAGCATGCCCAGGGCACCCTGCGCTCCGCCAAGCTCTTCTTCGACCTCTTCCTCAGCTCCTTCCAG GGCCTGCTGGTGGCTGTTCTCTACTGTTTCCTCAACAAGGAG GTGCAGTCGGAGTTGCTGCGGCGCTGGCACCGCTGGCGCGAGGGCAAAGCACTGCAGGAGGAGCGCCATGTCGGCAGCCACACGGCCAGGCCCACTGGTGGCCCCCCCAGTGAGAAGCTGCTGCTCTCGAGGGGCGGTGGCAGCAACAGGACTAGCCAGGACCCCTCTGCGGAGACCCACTTGGCTGGCGGCCTCCCTGGATTGGCTGAGAACCCCTTCTGA
- the MCRIP1 gene encoding mapk-regulated corepressor-interacting protein 1, which produces MTSSPVSRVVYNGKRNSSPRSPPNSSEIFTPAHEENVRFIYEAWQGVERDLRSQMSGSERGLVEEYVEKVPNPSLKTFKPIDLSDLKRRNMQDAKKS; this is translated from the exons ATGACCAG TTCCCCTGTCTCCAGAGTCGTCTACAACGGCAAGaggaacagtagcccccgctctcccccCAACAGCAGCGAGATCTTCACCCCGGCCCATGAGGAGAATGTGCGCTTCATTTACGAAG CCTGGCAGGGCGTGGAGCGGGACCTGCGCAGCCAGATGTCGGGCAGCGAGCGGGGCCTGGTGGAGGAGTATGTGGAGAAGGTCCCTAACCCCAGCCTGAAGA CCTTCAAGCCCATCGACCTGAGCGACCTGAAACGCCGGAACATGCAGGACGCCAAGAAGTCCTAA
- the PPP1R27 gene encoding protein phosphatase 1 regulatory subunit 27 — protein sequence MILRARLERLSFSPSGVSMTAQLYIALRALYKQEVPWPAGAQRALRWLRWRLSSARRACKPLWSGHLPPQSSRVPTGVAHTIAARMPSRTARYARYSPRQRRRRLLADRSVHFPNDVLFLDHIRQGDLEQVGRFIRAQKVSLDTIHPSGLAALHEAVLSGNLECVKLLVKYGADIHQRDETGWTPLHIACSDGYPDIARYLISLGADREAANDDGDLPSDLIDPDFKDLVELFKGTKMD from the exons ATGATCCTGAGGGCACGGCTGGAGCGGCTCAGTTTCAGCCCCTCGGGTGTAAGCATGACTGCGCAGCTTTATATAGCTCTGCGGGCCCTATATAAGCAGGAGGTGCCCTGGCCAGCGGGAGCACAGAGAGCACTGAGGTGGCTGCGCTGGAGGTTATCATCAGCCAGAAGAGCCTGCAAACCACTCTGGTCTGggcaccttcctccccaaagcaGTAGGGTCCCCACAGGGGTGGCCCACACCATAGCTGCCAGGATGCCCAGCAGAACAGCCCGCTATGCCCGCTACAGCCCGAGGCAGCGGCGCCGGAGGCTACTGGCTGATCGCAGTGTGCACTTCCCTAACGATGTCCTGTTCTTGGACCACATCCGCCAAGGCGACCTGGAGCAGGTGGGGCGCTTCATCCGGGCTCAGAAAGTCTCCCTGGACACCATCCACCCCTCAG GTCTGGCTGCCCTTCACGAAGCAGTGCTTTCTGGAAACCTAGAGTGCGTGAAGCTGCTAGTCAAATACGGCGCGGACATTCATCAGCGAGATGAGACAGGCTGGACACCCCTGCACATCGCTTGCAGCGATGGATACCCTGACATAGCCAG GTACCTCATTTCCCTGGGGGCAGACAGAGAAGCAGCCAACGACGATGGTGATCTGCCCTCGGATCTCATTGACCCTGACTTCAAGGACTTGGTGGAGTTATTCAAAGGGACTAAGATGGACTGA